The following coding sequences are from one Molothrus aeneus isolate 106 chromosome Z, BPBGC_Maene_1.0, whole genome shotgun sequence window:
- the LOC136569003 gene encoding V-type proton ATPase subunit S1-like protein isoform X2: MDGIAALRLLLLLLLLLLLAALGRSEERSPAANSSHEFSDQDSLQRVGQHYNGRVKPKFNVNQETIAQAVSYNSSRGGQWQGAHWSHPGLPHSHCSPLNVTINGTPCILFWARRILIRMENHTQLDLTDRTFGAHATVDVGDSNCSEDSAMLSLKFGDIGNLKGLVIRLLLTTSYYQLSVQSWFSLQRLQLLYNHSVQATFNASGIRAPAAHSFRCQRVSSLQRHDALLVPSSERDLSHLWEVTFIDFQIQGFNIQEGHFAYARDCASFFSPAILMGLVMSLILLLVLAYALHMLIHLKSLDRHYECKAPPAYFAQMKDSDMGDEKEPLRNSGNDSYELRNQQFGKIYI; the protein is encoded by the exons TTCACATGAGTTTTCAGATCAAGATTCTCTCCAGAGAGTTG GTCAGCATTACAATGGTCGTGTGAAACCAAAGTTTAATGTCAATCAGGAGACAATTGCACAG GCTGTCAGCTACAACTCGAGCAGGGGGGGACAGTGGCAAGGAGCACACTGGAGCCACCCTGGGCTCccccacagccactgcagccCCCTGAACGTCACCATCAACGGCACCCCCTGCATCCTGTTCTGGGCCAGGAGGATCCTGATCAGGATGGAGAACCACACCCAGCTGGATTTGACAGACAGGACCTTTGGAGCCCATGCCACCGTGGATGTTGGGGACTCAAACTGCAGCGAGGACAGCGCCAT GCTTTCCCTGAAGTTTGGTGACATTGGGAATCTGAAGGGACTTGTTATCAG GCTCCTGTTGACCACCAGCTACTACCAGCTGTCGGTGCAGAGCTGGTTCagcctgcagaggctgcagctgctgtacaACCACTCGGTGCAGGCGACCTTCAACGCCTCGGGGATCCGCGCGCCCGCCGCCCACTCCTTCCGCTGCCAGCGCgtcagcagcctgcagagacaCGATGCTCTGCTGGTGCCCAGCTCCGAGCGCGACCTCTCCCACCTCTGGGAGGTCACCTTCATCGACTTCCAG ATTCAAGGTTTTAACATCCAAGAAGGACATTTTGCCTATGCCAGGGACTGTGCATCCTTCTTCTCCCCAGCAATCCTGATGGGCTTGGTGATGTCCCTGATTCTGCTGCTGGTCCTGGCCTATGCTCTGCACATGCTCATCCACCTGAAATCCCTGGACAGGCACTACGAGTGCAAAGCTCCTCCTGCCTATTTTGCACAGATGAAGGACAGTGACATGGGAGATGAGAAGGAGCCCCTGAGAAACAGTGGAAATGACTCCTATGAACTCAGGAACCAGCAGTTTGGTAAAATCTATATTTAG